One genomic region from Nilaparvata lugens isolate BPH chromosome 3, ASM1435652v1, whole genome shotgun sequence encodes:
- the LOC120350482 gene encoding uncharacterized protein LOC120350482 translates to MMATYLMEDNLGTSPFRCDPSCHSSQPIHRTGIFQIKNGYWPGHTYPQRARAAARPSDGRTTASEKTNAFKRVGTHTTAPRQHRHRVCCPSRARAVTDFSSVYFSTETVRARLTWRVKN, encoded by the exons ATGATGGCTACATACTTGATGGAGGATAATTTGGGAACTTCCCCCTTTAGATGCGACCCCTCCTGCCACTCTTCACAACCAATTCACCGCacgggaatttttcaaataa AGAACGGATATTGGCCGGGACACACATATCCGCAGCGAGCCCGAGCCGCGGCACGGCCGAGTGACGGACGTACTACggcgagtgagaaaacaaatgctttcaaacgtgtagggacacatactaccgcaccgcgtcagcaccgtcaccgtgtttgttgcccgagccgtgcccgcgccgtcaccgactTCAGTTCAGTTTACTTTTCGACGGAGACGGTGCGGGCTCGTTTAACATGGAGAGTGAAAAACTGA